The genomic DNA TTCGTGtccctccttcctcgccTCACCGGGGCCGCCGACCGGCCAGGCGACCATGACCGCTGACCAGCTGCTGACTCTGGTCTCGTGCTACCTCCAAGTGGTCACCATCTACAACGACATATTCTCGCACCTACTCTTCCAGCTTgcccagccgccaccgccaccgtcgccctcTACACAGCACCCGGCGACGGTTGGCTCCATCCCCGCCCGCACAAACACACCCGCCTCGCGACAGCGACACGGCCTCCACACGCAAAAAGCCCAGCTCGCCACACACGGCAGCGCGCCGATGGTGCCCAGCCCGGTTCTGGCGGGGTTCTCTGTGCCGCTCAACGCGGGCCTGCGGAtgcggctgctggtggaggtggtggagcaCCAGTTCGAGCAGATCGAGCACGCCTTAGGCCTGCCCGGCCCGTACTGCGTGTCGACGAGTCACCCGCAGCAgagccaacaacagcagcacatGGACACCGGTggcgggctcctcgccggccggaaggcgacgacgctACTAGAAGCCGCCATGGGCCTGGCGACTAAGATAGACGATGCTGACAAACATGCCGGCTGCGATAGCATCCGAGTCGTCGCGTCGCTACGGGGAAACCTTGGAAAGGCACAGCGAGTGCGGAGGCGTGGGGGCTACGGACTGGGGGCGACGATATAGACGGTCGGGGATATTTTCTTACGATAAGACAAGACAGAAGAGTAGCACTAACGCGGGGGCGCACCTAACAGACTGGAGAGATGGTACGCCGAGCTTCGAGAGCAGCGCCCTGGCCTGTCTCGTGCAGTCATGCATGTAAATGTTGAAATACTAGAGTCGGACGACGAAATCCTATCTCACTCGGAGCCCTGCAGGTCGAGATCGGTTCGTCCCACCAAGCGATttgtccgtctgtctgtctgacGTCCGTCTGTGGTGCAGTGGTCAAACGCCAATAAGTCCAACATCGCCAGTCTCGCAAACACAAAAGGGGGTTATTGGGCAACCTCGTCAATTTTACATCGGAAAGGAGGGGCACGCGATAGCTCGATGTCAGCAGATCCACAGACGACCCTTGATCTCGGTAATTTTGGCATTGGTTCAAGATTCTTATTACGGGCCTGTCACACCCAATGGTGTGAGGTAGGGATGAAACGACCCCCAACTCGTACTCGGCCACACCTCAACCTTATGTTCTGCACAAGTACGACGGCTCTATCCATGCCCTGGCATTTTGACTGAGACAAAAACCTAGGTGTTTACAGCTACGGGACAAAGCTACCCGTATTGTGCTGTTTTCCACCTCCATTTGTCAAGTCACGCCGCGTAGAGCGGCGAACGCTTGATGATATCTGCGGCTTGCTCTGCGATGGCGTACAGTGTGGCGGTAGGGTGCCCGCTGACAGGGAACGGGTTGACAGACATatcgacgacgcgctcccGTCTTCCACAACCACTCGGCCAGCTTACCGGTCCGGATCTGCGTCGCGAGGTCAAAGTCGACGAGGTTGAAACGCGGGTCGATCCCGGGCTCGTTGATCTTGGAGACGTTCGCTGAGGCCAGGTGgacgctgcggcgcgagAAGGGATACAAGGTTCAGAACCGCGTCACCAGCGTGTCGCCACCCATGACCTGCACCACATActcggccagcgtcgtcgtcgtcccagaCACCAGGTCGTGCTGCGCCCGCAGGaccgtctcgacggcggtcGGGTGCCTCCGTCAGACGGCCGTCCAGGGGCTCTTGTTcagcagcgcgccggcgtcgcccgatGCCGAGACGGTCTGGTCGGCccagggcggcagctcgtcgtgGGTGCTACTAGCAatctcggcgaggtcgcTGCCGAATATgtcggccgagctggcgAAGGTCTGTGAGTTGGCGACGCTAGTAGCTTCTGCCGTCGCGCTGTAGAGCAACGCGTTGTTTT from Purpureocillium takamizusanense chromosome 4, complete sequence includes the following:
- a CDS encoding uncharacterized protein (COG:S~EggNog:ENOG503NVDH~antiSMASH:Cluster_4.5), which encodes MPPLTSASPPSAFDFAQEQDDAHDEGAVDMVGQDQIPMPSQTPASPVQRPPGVLLARLLESLSAQLVRLNTEPWDLGVWSVTGSTTDSDEVDVLAEEALTNETPVFNPLLSILVSTGKFLDICKLFMAPETSGGADEASTATTTAAGSVISPSDPKRGFFSTHETGEASRRTQDTPKRAGRPTILPSLPSPFSLPGSSTRIPSSSSSLKMTKTSSCPSFLASPGPPTGQATMTADQLLTLVSCYLQVVTIYNDIFSHLLFQLAQPPPPPSPSTQHPATVGSIPARTNTPASRQRHGLHTQKAQLATHGSAPMVPSPVLAGFSVPLNAGLRMRLLVEVVEHQFEQIEHALGLPGPYCVSTSHPQQSQQQQHMDTGGGLLAGRKATTLLEAAMGLATKIDDADKHAGCDSIRVVASLRGNLGKAQRVRRRGGYGLGATI
- a CDS encoding Choline dehydrogenase (COG:E~antiSMASH:Cluster_4.5~EggNog:ENOG503NU19) — translated: MTCTTYSASVVVVPDTRSCCARRTVSTAVGCLRQTAVQGLLFSSAPASPDAETVWSAQGGSSSWVLLAISARSLPNMSAELAKVCELATLVASAVAL